In the genome of Streptomyces lydicus, the window TGCCGCGCTCCGTCACCGGCGCCGATGTGACCGGTGTGCCCGGCGCGCTGGCCGTCGTCGGGCTGGCCGCGCTGGTCGCCGTCTTCGCGGTGCGCAGGGCCGGCCGGATCGCGGTCGCCGTGCTGCTCGCGCTCAGCGGCGTGGGCATCGCCGTCGCCGCGGTGCTGGGCAACTCCGACACCTCGGCGCTGCGGGAGAAGGCCGCCACCGCGGTCGGACTGACCGACGCCGGTGTGCATCACGTCACGCACACCGGATGGCCGTGGGTGGCCGCCGCCGGCGGTCTGCTGCTGCTGCTCGCCGGGCTGCTGGCACTGGTCTGCGGGCGCCACTGGCCTGCCATGTCGGGCCGCTACGAGCGCACGCCGGGGGGCGGCCGGGGCCCGCGGCGGACGCCGCCCGCGCCGGATCTGGACCGCCCCGAGGAGATCTGGAAGTCCCTGGACCGCGGTGAGGACCCCACCCGGTAACGGGGCTCCACCCGGCATCGGTGACAATGGGCGCTGAGGATCACCGCGCCCCGACCCCGGCGCGAGAGAGCAACGAGGAGCATTCATGTCGAGCAGTGGCCACGGACACACCCCCGCCGCCTGGACCGGCGTCATCATCTCGTTCATCGGCTTCTGTGTCTCCGGAGCCTTCATCGTGCTGGGGAACGTTCCCGGCTTCTGGGCCGGCATCGTGCTGATCGGTCTCGGCGCCCTGGCGGGCGGTCTGATGCGCGCGGCCGGCCTGGGCCAGGAGCCCAAGCGCTCGGCCAAGCCGCGCACCCAGGCGAAGGCGCAGCCGCAGGAGGGCTGAGCCGGCCGCAGGAGGGCCGCGCTCTCCGCTCCCGTGGCGCCGCGACCCGGCGCACCCCTCGAAGGCGCCGCTTCCCGGTCCGTACGCACCCCCGGTGCCGTACCAGCCGTCCGTGCCCTTTCCGTACGGCGGCCGAGAAGCTGCGCCTTCGCGCGCAGGGCCGCACAATCGGCACGTGAGCGAACCCGCGGCGCGGCCCCGGCCCGAAGCCCGACTCCCCGGCGGGCTGCCC includes:
- a CDS encoding TIGR02234 family membrane protein, with the protein product MSAVPQTPAETEPQVTPGPPPARPASRAKRSLALALPAGAVGAALALLASGRTWAKGTAVLAQGELPRSVTGADVTGVPGALAVVGLAALVAVFAVRRAGRIAVAVLLALSGVGIAVAAVLGNSDTSALREKAATAVGLTDAGVHHVTHTGWPWVAAAGGLLLLLAGLLALVCGRHWPAMSGRYERTPGGGRGPRRTPPAPDLDRPEEIWKSLDRGEDPTR
- a CDS encoding HGxxPAAW family protein, with product MSSSGHGHTPAAWTGVIISFIGFCVSGAFIVLGNVPGFWAGIVLIGLGALAGGLMRAAGLGQEPKRSAKPRTQAKAQPQEG